In Leptospira congkakensis, the DNA window AAGAAAATGTGACTCGGACCAAGCACTTTGTTATCTGATCACTTTACAACCTAGTCCTACAAATTCAAACCAAATGAATCTAACCTGTCCAATTCTTTATATTGGTTGTCATTCGAAATGTGATTCAGATAATCTTTTATCTTCAAAACGTAATTCTTCTCGGTTAGGTAACCGATCTGGAGGTGGTGGTCGCTCCTCTTCTGGTGGAGGGCATTGAGACATTTCGACAGTCTGCCATTGATTCGATATTCCTTCTTTGTTTTCAAAACCAATAAATAGATTCGCTTTTAAACCAACTTGCTTCCGTTAAACCGCATTTGTCACGCATATAGGAGGATCCATTTTCTCGATAAAATGCAGACAATCATTGGTATAATTCAATTATGTTCGTCTCATATCATTAGATAATCATACAATAATCGGACTATATAATTTGAGCGATTCTCCCATAATTTCCCCTGACCAACTTGCTAAATTTGAATTTAATGATGATCTGCTTAGTAGTTATCGTAAGAGCAAACAAATTCCACTCGATCTTTATGATCGGAACGGCAAACTCATCATGGCAAAAAAAAAGAATGCAACTGAAGAGGATTTTGGCAAACTTTTGAAGATAGAGTTGCAAGGAGCCTATTGCCTAACAACTGACACAAAACAATTGCGAATTACATCGGGAGAATCAACAGACCCTCGCCAAACAAAACTTTTTGATCCAGACAAAACAACAGAATTTGCAAAACAAACCGAATCATTGATCTTAGAGTTAAAAAAAGAGGCCTTTAATTCGGAACATGCGCTCAGAGTACACAAATCAATTGGAAAAGTTTTAGATGACTTCACAAGCAATCCAGATTTTGAATCTGGGTTATTTAATATATTAGAGATTTTGAATCATGCTGGTGTACCAGTTGAATCGGAACTCATGACCAAACGAACGATTGTTGCCATGGGCATGAAAGTCCGAACCAAAAAGATCGGAGTAGGTGATGATAACAAACCAAATAAAAAAGACCATCTTTCAGTGATGACTGCAAGTTTTCTTGCGGATATTGGTTATTCAAAATTAGTATTACCTGACAAACCAAATCTAACAAAAGAAGAATACAATGCAATCCAACAACATCCGATTATCAGTTATCTAATGACTCTTGCAGCACCTGAAATCACGCAAGAAATGCGCACTCTAGTTTTGAACCATCATAGACCATTTCGAGGGAATTCAATTAACAATAACTTCCCCGATAATAATACTGTATTTAAAAAGTTAATGTTAATTAGAGATAAATTTATTAAAGACCCAAGTAAAAAAATGATTGTAGCTGATATAGATGCACAACTTAGAATCCAAGAATCGAATGTAAACTCAGTCAATTTTGAAGAAGATATAGCAATTTTGTCTCTTGCTAGCGAATATGCAAGCCTAACAACAAACCAACCATGGAGACCTGCATTCAGTTCAGCAACAGCATTAAAAATGATAGTGAATGATTCGTTTTTTTCCTATAGCAATCGAAACATTCGCCATTTACTAGACTATGTTGGTGCTAGTTTAACAAATAATCAGAATATTATCAACGTGGGTGATTACGTCATAACAGCGTCGATCGATTCAGAAAAACAGGCGCATTTCGATATTTGCAAAATTTTAGAAGTTGATCGTTTCCAGACACGTCCAAAAATCCAAAGGTTATGCACCATCAAA includes these proteins:
- a CDS encoding c-di-GMP phosphodiesterase — its product is MSDSPIISPDQLAKFEFNDDLLSSYRKSKQIPLDLYDRNGKLIMAKKKNATEEDFGKLLKIELQGAYCLTTDTKQLRITSGESTDPRQTKLFDPDKTTEFAKQTESLILELKKEAFNSEHALRVHKSIGKVLDDFTSNPDFESGLFNILEILNHAGVPVESELMTKRTIVAMGMKVRTKKIGVGDDNKPNKKDHLSVMTASFLADIGYSKLVLPDKPNLTKEEYNAIQQHPIISYLMTLAAPEITQEMRTLVLNHHRPFRGNSINNNFPDNNTVFKKLMLIRDKFIKDPSKKMIVADIDAQLRIQESNVNSVNFEEDIAILSLASEYASLTTNQPWRPAFSSATALKMIVNDSFFSYSNRNIRHLLDYVGASLTNNQNIINVGDYVITASIDSEKQAHFDICKILEVDRFQTRPKIQRLCTIKPLFKKGIKYRIADFDINEIRLDKRRAVIDLAGQTSSTQRIIYIIDPEMNAPLFDAVRKMDTL